The following DNA comes from Procambarus clarkii isolate CNS0578487 chromosome 23, FALCON_Pclarkii_2.0, whole genome shotgun sequence.
tcatcagcaaacaatgagaggaacgagtctataccctctacgagataatttacatatatcagaaacggtAAATGCGCAAGGACAGAAtcctgtaggactccactggtgacaccttgccaatctgagacctcgcccctcacagtgactcgctgttttctgctgcttaggtactcctttatataATGGAGTAccctttccctttcactccagcctgcatctccatctTGTGCACTATTCTCTTGTTAGGAACTGTGGcaaaggctttctggtaatccaaaaaTACGCAGTCTGTCCACCCgtttctttcttgcctgatttttttttttttgcctagtcgtagaattcaattaatcctgtgaggcatgacttaacttccctgtgtgtgtgtgtgtgtgtgtgtgtgtgtgtgtgtgtgtgtgtgtgtgtgtgtgtgtgtgtgtgtgtgtgtgtgtgtgtgtgtactcacctagttgtactcacctagttgtgcttgcgggggttgagctctggctctttggtcccgcctctcaactgtcaatcaacaggtgtacaggttactgagcctattgggctctatcatatctacacttgaaactgtgtatggagtcagtctccaccacatcacttcctaatgcattccatttgtcaaccactctgacactaaaaaagttctttctaatatctctgtggctcatttgggcactcagtttttacctgtgtccccttgtgcgtgtgccccttgtgttaaacagcctgtctttatcaaccctgtcaattcccttgaggatcttgaatgtggtgatcatgtcccccctaactcttctgtcttccaacgaagtgaggtttaattcccgtagtctctcctcgtagctcatacctctcagctcgggtactagtctggtggcaaatctttgccaccagacacacacacacacaaatctgtgtgtgtgtgtgtgtgtactcaccacattgtactctcctaattgtacttgcgggggttgagctctggttctttggtcccgcctctcaactgtcaatcaactaatgtacagattcctgaggctactgggctctatcatattttcaTTTGTGTGTAGGCTCCATCATGGGCGTGTGGCTCTatcatgcgtgcgtgtgtgtgtgtgtgcgcacatcAACTTCAAGATGGTTGCTGTCCCTTTGATATGCGTCCTCTGACAGCTCAGAAGCGACGTAGGGTCCCACGATCTAATTACCTATGATGGACAAGGAGATCAAAATGGATCCACGTAATCAGATTACGGTGATCCGTCTCAGCCTTGGTTGGTTTGACCTGCACTCTACCGTTAATTTTGTTTTAGTATTGGGTTAGTTGTGGGAGTTGAggatggcaggtgtgtgtgtttacttacttacctagttgtacttacctagatgtgcatgcgggggatgagctctagttctttggtcccgtctctccacTGTCAATTAACTAATGTACagagtcctgagcctactgggtactaccatatctacacttgaagctgtgtatggagtcagcctccaccacatcacttcctaattcattccattgTCTActtctctggcactgaaaaaattctttctaacgtctctatgtctcatttgggcactcaatttccacctgtgtcccctagtgcgtgtgtcgcttgtgttaaatagtctgtctttatctaccctatcaattcctctgaggatcttttatgtggtgatcatgtcctctctaactcttttgtcttccagtgacgtgagattTTTTCCCGTAGATTATCCTGGAAgcacatacccctcagctcgggtactagtctagtggcattttttttaactttttccagtttagtcttatgcttgactagatatggactgcatcctgaagccgcatactccaggattggtctgacatatgtggtatacatagTTGTGAAAGATTTCTTGCACAAGTTGCTAAAGGTCGTTCTTTTGTTAGccatcctggcatatgccgctgatgttatcctcttggtatgagcttcaggggacaggtttggcgtgatatcaaccccccaggtctttctctctctctgactcttgaagtatttcaactcccaaatgataccttgaaaCTGATTTCCTGCTCTctacaccaatcttcattactgtcggaaaatccgacaccatttaataatcatacagataatagctgtattaccaacaagttacccatagaaaacgtaacttgtagtggaattaccgtctatagaaaacgggatatcatcaccacatactattatattctccacctattatggtgggaattattcttaaatacattagtctttggactttaccatcataaaaacatcttatataaattaacttaattatcaatattaaagtagagtaaatgtgacccttctatcactttctgaaatctggacaaagtaggccaggcgtcaggggggaaggagggcagccattgttgtgtcacctacgagacgtgtggagcaaatttagctcctatcattctggacaatgtcggccagtaacgtcaatagcatggagtgttaaacagccattgtatattgagaccagaggcacacgggagcaaatacggctcctgttaattttacttggacgtagtgttatggaaaccaaaggtaccatctccaacacgatgtctacaattcaagttaagtgtctatccgaaacccgtttatcattcatttatggccattaatgtcaggatatagggtgacccggttagatcgcgaaatcgcctcaaactaaaggtaattaagccaggtcttcatgttccatgtactgtatagtgttttctctgatatagcttgtcatatataggattctggcttcacagctagcgcacttttgacaggtcaagacgaggaagcaagatttgtgcaccagttactgggtgatatggaagctacctcaaagaggataatttggtgtctacaccctagttatacctggtggactaacctgctgtactataagataaggaacctcttcaatgtatgtagttactgtagtttgattggctgcatatatataaactaataaacccccctaatgtgtagaggatcgatttgtgagattatgagattattgcagaaatacagtccacttatcattatacaaattgctatcgaagtatataaattaacgtaaatataaattcatataaattaaataaatataaatctcacaggtcggttcccacaattacAACACATTTGCTTGGCTTAAACTCCAACAACCATTTATTCAACCATTTCTGTTGCTTGTCCATGTCTTCTTGAAATCTCAAGCTGTCCtcatctgttttaatccttctaataattttggcatcgtcagcaaacattgagaggaatgagtctataccctctgggagatcatttacgtatttcagaaacaggataggtccgagtacagagccctgtgggactccactagtgacttcacgccaatctgaggtctcacctctcattgtaactctctgcttcctatttcttagggactcccttatccactggagcgccctaccagttactatgCATCATCCTTTTAGGGGATACCTGTGTCAAAGgcattccgacagtccaaaaaaatgcagtctgcccatccttctctttcatgCTTAATCTTTGTCTTATGAACATAGAATTCTTAtaaacctgtaaggcaagattaacCTTCGCTAAACCCTTGTTGACGGGttttcacgaagtctcttctctcaagatgtgttactaggttttttctcacaatcttttccatcaccttgcatggtatacaagttaaggacactctcctgtagttcagtgcctcttgtctgtcaccctttttgtatattggtactacattagcagtctttctggtaggtctcccgtttccagtgacctactatacactatggagagtggcaagcaaagtgctcctgcacactctttcaatacccatggtgagattccgttcgGCCCAAGAGCTTTTCTCAAGTTCAGCTCCAATGGGTGCTTCTTGACcttatctcttgtaatttcgaacctatccaaggtcacctggtttgctgccacctctcctagcgccgtgacgtctccctgttctattgtaaagacctcctggaaccttttgttgagttcttcacacacttctttgtcgttctctgtgtacttgtcctcgcccaccctaaatttcatcacctgttccttcactgttgtcttcctcctgatgtgactgtgtagtagctttggttcaatcttggctttattagctatatcattttcataccttttctcagctgctcttctcacactgacatactcgttccgggttctctggtatctctctctactttctggtgttctgttattacagaagttcttccatgcccttttgttcagctcctttgctttcatacattccttattaaaccacggattcttcctttgcttctctgttttttcctgtcgggctttgacaaacctgcttacagcttcctgacatttttgggtgacatagtccatcatgtcttgtacggacttggttctgagttctgtgtcccaatgcatgtcccataggaatttattcatctcctcatagtttccctttcggtacgccagccctttggttcccagttcttttttgggggtgataattcccagctcaaccaggtactcaaagctcagtacattatgatcactcattcccaatggggcttccaacttaacttcccttatatccgactcatttagggtaaatatcagatcaagcaaggctggttcatcccctcctctcattcgtgttggtcccttgacgtgttgacttagaaagtttcttgttgccacatccagcagcttagctctccatgtgtctgtgcctccatgtgggtctctgtttccccAGTCTATctacccatggttgaagtcttccatgattattagtctggatccgttcctgctagccacagaagctgctctctctattatattgatggtggccaagttgtttctatcatattcctgtctgggtcttctgacattcggtggggggttatatatgactactattataattttctgtcctccagttgctatggtgcctgatatatagtcactgaaaccttcacagttctgaattaccatctcttcgaaactccaaccttctcttattagccacgctacaccacctcctcctctcccttctctttctttcctcactacatagtagccctgtggaaacactgcgtttgttgtgattttcgttaactttgtttctgtgtgtgctattatgtctgggttttcttctagtgcccattctccgagttcacttgttttatttgtaatcccgtctatgttagtgtacatcgccttgaagctcactttcttctgttcattttcttgtccctttcttggtgagcattctgctggtgtgggaagctgttccgtgggtgagaagatctgtgatatgtgtgtgtgtgtgtgtgtgtgtgtgtgtgtgtgtgtgtgtgtgtgtgtgtgtgtgtgtgtgtgtgtgtgtgtgtgtgtgtgtgtgtgtgtgtgtgtgtgtgtgtgtgtgtgtgtgtgtgtgtgtgtgtgtgtgtgtgtgtgtgtgtgtgtgtgtgtgtgtgtgtgtgtgtgtgtgtgtgtgtgtgtgtgtgtgtgtgtgtgtgtgtgtgtgtgtgtgtgtgtgtgtgtgtgtgtgtgtgtgtgtgtgtgtgtgtgtgtgtgtgtgtgtgtgtgtgtgtgtgtgtgtgtgtgtgtgtgtgtgtgtgtgtgtgtgtgtgtgtgtgtgtgtgtgtgtgtgtgtacttacctaattgtgcttgcgggggttgagctctggctgtgtgtgtgtgtgtgtgtgtgtgtgtgtgtgtgtgtgtgtgtgtgtgtgtgtgtgtgtgtgtgtgtgtgtgtgtgtgtgtgtgtgtgtgtgtgtgtgtgtgtgtgtgtgtgtgtgtgtgtgtgtgtgtgtgtgtgtgtgtgtgtgtgtgtgtgtgtgtgtgtgtgtgtgtgtgtgtgtgtgtgtgtgtgtgtgtgtgtgtgtgtgtgtgtgtgtgtgtgtgtgtgtgtgtgtgtgtgtgtgtgtgtgtgtgtgtgtgtgtgtgtgtgtgtgtgtgtgtgtgtgtgtgtgtgtgtgtgtgtgtgtgtgtgtgtgtgtgtgtgtgtgtgtgtgtgtgtgtgtgtgtgtgtgtgtgtgtgtgtgtgtgtgaatgagggaGGCGTTGATATGTTTGTTTATGAGAGAGGCCAGTTCACAGGGCTTTCCGGGCACGCCAGACACAAAATCTATTGCtaaatatataaatttgaaaATGCCAAGACTTGTCATACCTACAATACTACCAATCATGGTATGTACGTTATATGCACAGgagatatacatatatttatatatgagaaagtcACTAACATTGTATAATGACACAGCTGATTCTGgagcattatttgtgagaaattttGCTAAATCGTTATACGGTTTGCTAAACATATGTCTTGTAAGTTAAGTTTGGACGAATATATTGCAAATAAATGGCTTAAATAGACTatataaagttttttttttaatttgtatccACAATATATTACAAGGAACATTATGCAATAATTTATATGTAAAAACAGCTATTCCAAGTATTTTTGTATTTCCAGAAAATAATCATCAACTTAACTAATTAAATGATACCACACCTTGTACttaaattattaataaaaaatcTAACCTAAAAAAATATTAACCCATACCCATGGGCGGAATATGACGtttaattaaaaaatgtattttctCTCAAACAAAAgtttatatacaaaaaaaaaaaaaaaaaaatacagaaagCGTTGCCATAATTATTAATATCAGCGTCACTCCGGCTGCAAAGCCCATAACTTACTCATTAATAGCGCCctcctgttcctgctgctgctcctgctgctgttgatgctgctactgctgctgctactgttgttgctggtcTTAGTGCTGTTGAAGCTCCTGATGCTGTTGGtgcttctgctgctgttgcttctCCTGCAACTGTTTCTGTTTCCGCTaccgttgctgctgttgctgttgctactgttggtgttgttg
Coding sequences within:
- the LOC138367814 gene encoding antifreeze protein Maxi-like; protein product: MSQAATAVEAATTASGAPTEAGAATTSGAATGTLTAATAAATTPTVATATAATVAETETVAGEATAAEAPTASGASTALRPATTVAAAVAASTAAGAAAGTGGRY